A window of Longimicrobiales bacterium genomic DNA:
GCCGGAGGGCGCGGCGCAGGATGAAACAGCGGTGGAGGAGCCGCCGCACGACGCGGCTGACGATCATGCGCTGGAGTTCTGGCGCGAGGTGGTGCTGCGGGAGCCGTCCAACGTGGGCGCGCGCCGGCGGCTGGCGCACGTCTTCGAGCTGCGAGGCGACTCGATGCTCGCGGTCGAGCAGCTGGAGGCCGCGCGCACGGTGCAGCCCGAGAACGTGGACCTGATCGTTGATCTGGCGAACGCCAACATCGCACTGCGCCGTTTCGATCCGGCGGAGCGCGATCTACGGCGTGCGCTGCGGTTCCAGCCCGATCATCCGGCCGTGCACCTGGCCCTCGGCGTGATCAGCTTCCGCCGCGGATTGTACGCGCAGGCGGAGCAGGAGCTGCGCCGTGCGCTCGAGCTGGATCCCGATTCCGCAAACGCGTACTTCTATCGCGGCGAAGCGCTCAATCAGCTGAGCCGCGTGGATGAAGCGCTCGACATGCTGCTGCGCGCGACGAAGCTCCAGCCGGAGAATGCACGCGCGTATTACGTAATGGGCATCCTGTACGACAAGAAGAGCCGCTCGCAGGAAGCCGCGGCCATGTACCGCAAGGCGCGTGAGGTCGGCGCGGCGTGATCCGCATCGTGCAGGGCGAGCTGGCCGGCGCGGCGATCGACGCCGTGCTCAGGCCGGTGACGGCGGAGTGGACGGCGGTCACTCATGCCATGCGCCGGCTCGAGCTCGCCGCGGGGGAGGAGCCCGCCGAGCAGTGCCGCCGGCTGGGTGAGCTGCCGGTCGGCTCGGCCGTCATCACGGCGGCCGGTGACCTCCCCGCACAGTTCCTGATCCACGCCGTCGTGCGCTCGGTGGACGAGCCCGTCACGGGATCGGGAGTGCGCCGTGCGCTCCAGAACGGACTGCGGCGGCTGGCGGAATGGGGCATCCAGCGAGTGGCGATGGCACCACTCGGTACCGGCGCGGGTAATCTGGATGCTGATGAGGCGGCGTCCATCATGATCCCGGTCCTCATCGAGCACATGACTTCCGGCTCGCCTTCCGAGGTCGAGATCTACGTGGACTCAGAATACGAGAAGGATGTGTTCGAAAGACATCTCACGCTGCATGGCGGGAGCGGGGCGGATACGACATCCGGCCCGCACGCCCGCAGTGACTGACGACCCGCGCTCCCTCCCTGGGCTCTCCCCCCGCGACAGGAAGACGACATGAATTCACGCCGTGTGATCGGCGTGTCCGTGCTTGCCATCTGGGTGTTGATGGTGGCGTGGCACGCACGTCGGGAGTACTGGGTGCCGGAGGCGCAGCGGCTGGCGACGGGCGCGCAGATGCTGGCGCCGGGGACGCACTGGTTCCTGATCAGCATGGGTGACGTGCCGATCGGCATCGCGCAGTCGCGGCTGGACACAATACCCGGGGGCTACGTCTTCAATGACGAGATGACGATGGACGTGCCCGCGCTCGGCCAGGTCCACCGCGCGACGGCCCGTACCCAGATCGATCTGGGTCCCGCGCTGGAGCTGCAGGGCTTCGACTTCTCGCTCGACTCTCGGATCGGCGAGTTCCGGGTGAGCGGCCGGTCCGAGGGCGACAGCGCACTCGCGGTGACCATGGATGCGGGCAGCGGCCCGCAGGAGTCACGCATGCCGCTCGGCCAGGGCCTGCTGCTGGACGCCGCGCTGTCCCTCCGCATGGCCGCGTCCGGTGCACTGCGCGAGGGCAACGAATTCACCGCGCGCATCTTCGATCCGTCGTCGATGTCGGAGCGCGATGTCGTGGTGAGCGTCGGCGCGCGCGAGACCATTGTCGTCACGGACAGCGCACGGCTGGAGAACGGCCGGTGGGTCGCGAACCTGCTCGATACCGTGCCGGTCTTCCGTGTCGACCAGAAGTTCGGCGGTGTGAGCATCTCGAACTGGATCGACGAGGACGGTCAGATCGTGCGTGCGGAGAGTCCGCTCGGTTTCACGATCGAGCGGATGTACTACGAGCTGGCGCGGCAGGCGTGGCAGGGCGGCGGGTCGGAAGCGCTGGCGCAGGGATACGGCGCGCTGATCGAGGGCACGGCGATCTCGGCGAACGTGGACGTCACGGACGTCGCCACCCGGCCGCGGCTGAGGGTGCGGCTGGGCGGTGTGGACCTGGAGGGGTTCGACCTGCAGGGCGGGCGCCAGACGCTG
This region includes:
- a CDS encoding transglutaminase-like domain-containing protein; translated protein: MNSRRVIGVSVLAIWVLMVAWHARREYWVPEAQRLATGAQMLAPGTHWFLISMGDVPIGIAQSRLDTIPGGYVFNDEMTMDVPALGQVHRATARTQIDLGPALELQGFDFSLDSRIGEFRVSGRSEGDSALAVTMDAGSGPQESRMPLGQGLLLDAALSLRMAASGALREGNEFTARIFDPSSMSERDVVVSVGARETIVVTDSARLENGRWVANLLDTVPVFRVDQKFGGVSISNWIDEDGQIVRAESPLGFTIERMYYELARQAWQGGGSEALAQGYGALIEGTAISANVDVTDVATRPRLRVRLGGVDLEGFDLQGGRQTLLGDTLVVTREALAQTWFRLPYRGSGNMDEELEATPLIQADDPRIVETARRIADGATDPIVVAQRLNDWVYRELDKDVTLSVPSALQVLDARSGDCNEHTVLYVALARAVGLPTRTAVGLVHINDSFYYHAWPEVWLGEWVAVDPTLGQFPADASHLRFLIGGLARQVELIRLIGRLQLEVI
- a CDS encoding macro domain-containing protein, with the protein product MIRIVQGELAGAAIDAVLRPVTAEWTAVTHAMRRLELAAGEEPAEQCRRLGELPVGSAVITAAGDLPAQFLIHAVVRSVDEPVTGSGVRRALQNGLRRLAEWGIQRVAMAPLGTGAGNLDADEAASIMIPVLIEHMTSGSPSEVEIYVDSEYEKDVFERHLTLHGGSGADTTSGPHARSD
- a CDS encoding tetratricopeptide repeat protein, producing MADEEEVEESESMRRRQSRARQTAELSAGMVSHPESDDTEDNVVADAPEGAAQDETAVEEPPHDAADDHALEFWREVVLREPSNVGARRRLAHVFELRGDSMLAVEQLEAARTVQPENVDLIVDLANANIALRRFDPAERDLRRALRFQPDHPAVHLALGVISFRRGLYAQAEQELRRALELDPDSANAYFYRGEALNQLSRVDEALDMLLRATKLQPENARAYYVMGILYDKKSRSQEAAAMYRKAREVGAA